One region of Sphingomonas kaistensis genomic DNA includes:
- a CDS encoding MerC domain-containing protein — protein MSDTHASTHLWDRMAIGLSGLCLVHCIATTVLLAFMSAFGGLLGSHWIHEIGLTLAMALGAFALGRGILEHGFVMPSAVGGMGLGVMAGSLTLPHDGTEAVATMLGVLILALGHDLNRRGTAHPFGRRA, from the coding sequence ATGAGTGACACACACGCCTCGACTCACCTGTGGGACCGGATGGCCATCGGCCTGTCCGGGCTGTGCCTAGTCCATTGCATCGCCACCACCGTGCTGCTGGCCTTCATGTCGGCGTTCGGCGGCCTGCTCGGCTCGCACTGGATCCATGAGATCGGCCTGACCCTGGCGATGGCGCTCGGCGCCTTCGCGCTTGGCCGCGGCATCCTCGAGCATGGCTTTGTCATGCCCAGCGCGGTCGGCGGCATGGGGCTTGGCGTCATGGCCGGCTCGCTGACCTTGCCGCATGACGGAACCGAGGCGGTGGCGACCATGCTCGGCGTGCTGATCCTCGCGCTCGGCCACGACCTCAACCGCCGTGGCACCGCTCATCCGTTCGGCCGCCGGGCCTAG
- a CDS encoding TMEM175 family protein, translating into MSTPLDPQAPVRRDDHEGEGATRGTSRMEAFADGVFAIAFTLPIFNVALPSLQGSGAGFGARLLEGWPENLNYLLASMVIGLYWVHHHFSGAIYRTTGHYFLLATVLFLTMIGYIAFPVRAFTESLLHAEAVPDSAAFLSCSLALTSLTWLLKWTVGNAHGHVDSRLDPAYLARLTRRYRAITAWNVLAAVLVWLWWPVGITMSWMGVLAKLQPPETPRYLTEAPVIEGEG; encoded by the coding sequence ATGTCGACTCCCCTCGATCCCCAGGCGCCGGTCCGGCGCGACGACCATGAGGGCGAAGGCGCGACCCGCGGCACCTCGCGGATGGAGGCGTTCGCCGACGGGGTGTTCGCGATCGCTTTCACCCTGCCCATCTTCAACGTCGCATTGCCCTCGCTGCAGGGCTCGGGCGCCGGGTTCGGGGCACGGCTGCTGGAGGGCTGGCCGGAAAATCTCAACTACCTGCTCGCGAGCATGGTGATCGGCTTATACTGGGTGCACCATCATTTCTCGGGCGCGATCTACCGCACGACCGGTCATTACTTCCTGCTGGCGACGGTGCTGTTCCTGACCATGATCGGCTACATCGCCTTTCCGGTGCGGGCATTTACCGAAAGCCTGCTGCATGCCGAGGCGGTGCCGGATTCGGCGGCATTCCTGTCCTGCAGCCTGGCGCTGACGTCTTTGACCTGGTTGCTGAAATGGACGGTCGGCAACGCGCATGGCCATGTCGATTCCCGGTTGGACCCGGCCTATCTGGCGCGGCTGACCCGCCGTTACCGGGCGATCACGGCCTGGAACGTCCTGGCGGCGGTGCTGGTGTGGCTGTGGTGGCCGGTCGGGATCACGATGAGCTGGATGGGAGTGCTGGCCAAGCTCCAGCCGCCCGAAACGCCGCGCTACCTGACCGAGGCGCCGGTCATCGAGGGCGAAGGCTAG
- a CDS encoding Fur family transcriptional regulator, translating into MARHDHHDHGGADLKSAARDRLTESGEQWTGMREAVFDALAGFDRPASAYDIAEAVSKAQDRRVAANSVYRILDLFVGANLARRVESANAYVANNHPGCLHDCIFLICDTCGQAKHIDDDSISNGVRKAAEKSGFAPTRPVIEVRGTCEDCAEA; encoded by the coding sequence ATGGCCAGGCACGATCATCACGACCACGGCGGCGCGGACCTCAAAAGCGCCGCGCGGGACCGGCTGACGGAGAGCGGCGAGCAATGGACGGGCATGCGCGAAGCGGTGTTCGACGCCCTTGCCGGCTTCGACCGGCCGGCCAGCGCCTATGACATCGCCGAGGCCGTCAGCAAGGCGCAGGACCGCCGGGTCGCCGCCAATAGCGTGTACCGCATCCTCGACCTGTTCGTCGGCGCCAATCTCGCCCGCCGGGTCGAGAGCGCCAATGCCTATGTCGCCAACAACCACCCGGGCTGCCTGCACGATTGCATCTTTCTGATCTGCGACACCTGCGGCCAGGCCAAGCATATCGACGACGACAGCATCTCCAACGGCGTCCGCAAGGCCGCCGAAAAGAGCGGTTTCGCACCGACCCGCCCGGTGATCGAAGTCCGCGGCACCTGTGAGGATTGCGCGGAAGCCTGA